The Collimonas sp. PA-H2 genome contains a region encoding:
- a CDS encoding HutD family protein: protein MKLIEFEDLPVTPWKNGGGVTRELYCHPAGASFDSFLWRVSIADVSQSGAFSSFAGVDRVITLLEGEGMDLVSDSGNHVLLSRLRPHRFRGEDQIAAQLEGGACQDFNLMLRRGAAAGEVQVWSVDQNLEQGCNLLFCVQGRWDVLTQDGEHVTLEPRQSLAWDQPPGKVSLRSLSAGSVLIGVNVNLK, encoded by the coding sequence ATGAAATTGATTGAATTCGAAGACTTGCCGGTTACGCCGTGGAAAAACGGCGGCGGCGTCACCCGGGAGCTGTACTGTCATCCGGCGGGAGCATCGTTCGACAGCTTTTTGTGGCGCGTGAGCATCGCTGACGTCAGCCAGTCAGGCGCCTTTTCCAGCTTTGCCGGCGTCGACCGGGTGATCACGCTGCTGGAAGGCGAAGGCATGGACCTGGTGTCCGACAGCGGCAATCACGTATTGCTGTCGCGCCTGCGGCCGCATCGCTTTCGCGGCGAAGACCAGATCGCCGCACAGCTGGAAGGCGGCGCCTGCCAGGATTTCAACCTGATGCTGAGGCGCGGCGCGGCCGCCGGCGAAGTGCAGGTGTGGTCCGTCGACCAGAACCTGGAGCAAGGCTGCAACTTGCTGTTTTGCGTGCAGGGCCGCTGGGATGTGCTGACGCAGGATGGCGAGCACGTCACTCTGGAGCCGCGTCAGAGCCTGGCATGGGACCAGCCGCCGGGCAAGGTATCGTTGCGTTCCCTGAGCGCCGGCAGCGTCCTGATCGGCGTCAACGTCAATCTGAAATAG
- a CDS encoding site-specific recombinase, giving the protein MLSTLKLIAADPNTDDIGHLAALIKTLRPRKPEQAAEAAENVRILVQLLHGEPDQASALRHYVLRLFSTRRQISLYTDTGILPNAGFFTELFQRLSFRMLPPALDENYLRDCLDRLLPAETDYLWINAVPSEDWLSLFDLLSQAAPYTDADNNAASDAIERHKTVGELLEAIQTLSYRISAMGLEPALLRLYPSIDEFESPFLMQNVELHLYLNSYRQHLAAADSAVPLAELPPLENARHLSVMLDQCDTIVLKIRKNALRMGSSVSLTYLLVRLEQSIARLRKLLNLVDVGEVSISAPNTEKPEGPVPRDEAAAQASAKLAVKRNQALALGQELIEGHNRKYAVRELFADNINLLARNVTENASRTGEHYIAEDRAEYSAMFRSAAGAGFIIGFMSMLKILASYLRAAPLVEAFLFSMNYSVGFMLIHVLHFTVATKQPAMTASRIASGLQSRDGRNIDIDSLVELIVKVIRTQFIAVAGNLMLAFPVAYLIALGYHALFGHHLVNPDKAAHLLHDIDPFASLALFHAAIAGVCLFLAGLISGYYDNKALYTHMAQRVTRARWLGKLMGQPRLARFGEYLEHNLGGLMGNFYFGILLGTIGTIGFMLGLPIDIRHITFSATNFATALVGLDNHMSWHTAIVPVLGVLGIGTVNLWVSFSLALFVAMRARQVHFRHGWTLAKAVFSRFLKGPKDFFIPPKRMPISEDREKSPNA; this is encoded by the coding sequence ATGCTGTCAACACTAAAACTCATCGCCGCCGATCCCAACACTGACGATATAGGGCATCTGGCAGCCTTGATCAAGACCCTGCGTCCGCGCAAACCTGAACAGGCGGCGGAAGCTGCCGAAAATGTGCGGATACTGGTGCAGCTGCTGCATGGCGAACCGGACCAGGCGAGCGCCTTGCGCCATTATGTACTACGACTGTTTTCGACTCGGCGCCAGATCAGCCTGTATACCGACACCGGCATCTTGCCGAACGCCGGCTTTTTCACCGAACTGTTCCAGCGCCTGTCGTTTCGCATGCTGCCGCCGGCGCTGGATGAGAATTATCTGCGCGACTGCCTGGACCGCTTGCTGCCGGCAGAAACCGACTATCTCTGGATCAATGCCGTCCCCAGCGAGGACTGGCTCAGCCTGTTCGATCTGCTGAGCCAGGCCGCGCCCTACACCGACGCCGACAACAATGCCGCCAGCGACGCCATCGAGCGCCATAAGACCGTCGGCGAACTGCTGGAAGCGATCCAGACCTTGTCTTACCGCATCAGCGCCATGGGCCTGGAACCGGCGCTGCTCAGGCTGTATCCCAGCATCGACGAATTCGAATCGCCGTTCCTGATGCAGAATGTCGAGCTGCATCTGTACCTGAACAGTTACCGCCAGCATCTGGCTGCCGCCGATTCCGCCGTGCCGCTGGCCGAATTGCCGCCGCTGGAAAATGCCCGCCACCTGTCGGTGATGCTGGACCAGTGCGACACCATCGTCCTCAAGATCCGCAAGAACGCGCTGCGCATGGGCAGCAGCGTCTCGCTCACCTACCTGCTGGTGCGGTTGGAGCAAAGCATCGCCCGCCTGCGCAAGCTGCTCAACCTGGTCGACGTCGGCGAAGTCAGCATCAGCGCGCCGAATACCGAAAAGCCGGAAGGTCCGGTGCCGCGCGATGAAGCGGCAGCACAGGCCAGCGCGAAACTCGCGGTCAAGCGCAACCAGGCGCTGGCATTGGGACAGGAGCTGATCGAAGGACATAACCGCAAGTACGCGGTGCGCGAACTGTTCGCCGACAATATCAACCTGCTGGCGCGCAACGTCACCGAAAACGCCAGCCGCACCGGCGAACACTATATCGCCGAAGACCGCGCTGAATACAGCGCCATGTTCCGCTCCGCCGCCGGCGCCGGTTTCATCATCGGCTTCATGTCGATGCTGAAAATCCTGGCCTCTTACCTGCGCGCGGCGCCGCTGGTGGAAGCCTTCCTGTTCAGCATGAATTACTCAGTCGGCTTCATGCTGATCCACGTGCTGCACTTCACGGTCGCCACCAAGCAGCCGGCCATGACCGCCTCGCGCATCGCCTCCGGCCTGCAAAGCCGGGATGGCCGCAATATCGACATCGACAGCCTGGTGGAACTGATCGTCAAGGTGATACGCACCCAATTCATCGCCGTGGCCGGCAACCTGATGCTGGCCTTCCCGGTCGCCTACCTGATCGCGCTCGGCTACCATGCGCTGTTCGGCCACCACCTGGTGAACCCGGACAAGGCGGCCCATCTGCTGCACGACATCGATCCGTTCGCCAGCCTGGCCCTGTTCCATGCGGCGATCGCCGGCGTCTGCCTGTTCCTGGCCGGCCTGATTTCCGGTTACTACGACAACAAGGCGCTCTACACTCATATGGCGCAACGGGTGACGCGCGCGCGCTGGCTGGGCAAGCTGATGGGCCAGCCGCGCCTGGCCAGGTTCGGCGAATACCTGGAGCACAACCTGGGCGGCCTGATGGGGAATTTCTACTTCGGCATCCTGCTCGGCACCATCGGCACCATCGGCTTCATGCTGGGCCTGCCTATCGATATCCGCCACATCACGTTTTCGGCGACCAACTTCGCCACCGCGCTGGTCGGCCTCGACAACCACATGAGCTGGCATACCGCGATCGTTCCCGTGCTCGGCGTGCTTGGCATCGGCACCGTCAACCTGTGGGTCAGCTTTTCGCTGGCGCTGTTCGTGGCCATGCGCGCGCGCCAGGTGCATTTTCGCCATGGCTGGACCCTGGCCAAGGCGGTGTTCTCGCGCTTTTTGAAAGGTCCCAAGGATTTCTTCATTCCGCCAAAGAGAATGCCCATCTCGGAGGACCGCGAGAAAAGCCCCAACGCCTGA
- a CDS encoding patatin-like phospholipase family protein, with protein MNRTGQYQCCMVMAGGGFRFGYYLGMYAAAVETNNKPDILLASCGGAIAAAVIQALPDDAQRKAWISSPAMYQFLCGLRTTPKAAIGRAFIHAAKRRLDSRRAPVIPDLFNDYFFDIPPELPLPKQQSENSVAVAIVGGKILFSKNQVGQPRSKRKLFSEVVFGEPRTAALLQGMDSPLSNPMWGENAIARELLTDVAMPIGDAVRISISDMFYFPCHAHKTGHYTGGVVDLFPIELAQRLGQRVIMELKAPFNQALAIPAWRAVLGVDGNHRLRHMHDQYADAWIDASDVDSRFDKRGMQMKISWTKNRFSLLMPARYETYLEDVEAQWQYGYQRGMEAFANPSANYQQHMRHATRHNKGRPAL; from the coding sequence ATGAATCGAACCGGACAATATCAATGCTGCATGGTGATGGCAGGCGGCGGCTTTCGCTTTGGCTACTACCTGGGCATGTACGCAGCAGCAGTAGAAACCAACAACAAGCCGGATATTCTGCTGGCCAGCTGCGGCGGCGCCATCGCGGCCGCTGTCATCCAAGCCCTGCCTGACGACGCCCAACGCAAGGCATGGATCAGTTCGCCGGCGATGTATCAGTTCCTGTGCGGCTTGCGAACCACGCCCAAGGCTGCAATCGGACGCGCATTCATCCATGCCGCAAAACGCCGCCTGGATAGCAGGCGAGCACCCGTGATCCCGGACCTGTTCAACGATTATTTTTTCGACATACCGCCCGAATTACCCTTGCCCAAACAGCAGTCCGAAAATTCCGTCGCGGTCGCCATCGTCGGCGGCAAGATACTGTTTTCAAAGAATCAGGTCGGGCAGCCCAGAAGCAAGCGAAAATTGTTTTCAGAGGTGGTATTCGGCGAGCCGCGCACCGCGGCGCTGCTGCAGGGCATGGATTCGCCTTTAAGCAATCCGATGTGGGGCGAAAACGCCATTGCCCGGGAGTTGCTCACCGACGTTGCCATGCCGATTGGCGATGCAGTGCGCATATCCATTTCCGACATGTTTTACTTCCCCTGCCACGCGCATAAAACCGGACACTATACGGGCGGCGTGGTAGATCTGTTCCCTATCGAACTGGCGCAACGCCTGGGGCAGCGCGTGATCATGGAATTAAAAGCGCCATTCAACCAGGCGCTCGCCATCCCGGCCTGGCGCGCCGTACTGGGTGTCGATGGCAATCACAGGTTGCGTCACATGCATGATCAATACGCCGACGCCTGGATCGATGCTTCCGATGTCGACAGCCGGTTCGATAAGCGCGGCATGCAAATGAAGATATCCTGGACCAAGAACCGTTTCAGCCTGCTGATGCCGGCCCGCTACGAAACTTATCTGGAAGACGTTGAGGCCCAGTGGCAGTATGGTTATCAGCGCGGCATGGAAGCTTTTGCAAATCCATCAGCCAACTACCAGCAGCATATGCGCCATGCCACCAGGCACAACAAGGGACGCCCTGCCCTGTGA
- the aroQ gene encoding gamma subclass chorismate mutase AroQ — protein MRVIIWKFHGKFLACLSFLLLLAACQSLPPAPNPADAAAADHLLRLIDQRLDAAPMVAKAKWNSGGAINDPPREQLILDAVTAQASGLDAVFVRRFFQAQFDASKALQLGLHAQWRRQGAGKFSDAPDLGRDVRPLLDRLTPQLIASLRQLQPRLAEPGMRGYIEARSAVLVRADFDGLPRRMAVAGLFAN, from the coding sequence ATGAGAGTCATTATTTGGAAGTTTCACGGCAAATTCCTTGCCTGCCTGTCATTCCTGTTGCTGCTGGCGGCCTGTCAAAGCCTGCCGCCGGCGCCGAATCCAGCGGATGCCGCGGCCGCCGATCACCTGCTGCGGCTGATCGACCAGCGCCTGGATGCCGCTCCCATGGTTGCCAAGGCTAAATGGAATTCCGGCGGCGCCATCAACGACCCGCCACGCGAGCAACTGATCCTGGATGCCGTGACAGCGCAAGCCAGTGGCTTGGATGCGGTTTTCGTGCGAAGGTTCTTCCAGGCCCAGTTCGACGCCAGCAAGGCCTTGCAGCTCGGCTTGCACGCGCAATGGCGGCGGCAGGGCGCCGGCAAGTTCAGCGATGCGCCCGACCTCGGACGCGATGTGCGGCCGCTGCTGGACCGCCTGACGCCGCAGCTGATTGCTTCATTGCGCCAGCTGCAGCCGCGGCTGGCCGAGCCGGGCATGCGGGGCTATATCGAAGCCCGTTCGGCCGTGCTGGTGCGGGCTGATTTTGACGGCTTGCCGCGCCGCATGGCGGTGGCGGGGCTGTTCGCTAACTAA
- a CDS encoding formimidoylglutamate deiminase encodes MKPVIRELIADRALLPDGWRSNVLLEWDEQGILTAVRPDAETLALAPRAAATVLPGIVNLHSHAFQRAMAGLTEYRSDPSDSFWSWRTLMYQFAGKLSPADLKAVALQLYIEMLQAGYTSVCEFHYLHHDRDGKPYANPTENLACLIEAAQEAGIGLTLLPVMYQYSGFGAQAPHAGQARFINSPEWMMAALQRLQADHPQHAGLRYGVAPHSLRAVSPQSLQQLLTELRQWDAQAPVHIHIAEQRKEVEDCSATLGASPVAWLLDNMGVDRHWCLVHATHMTAAEILGLARSGAVAGICPTTEANLGDGIFNGVEYAAAHGAWGVGSDSHVSTSLSEELRLYEYSQRLQHRQRNMLADDQGASVGSYLYRKALHGGAAASGRQVVGLQVGQRADLLVLDQQHADLEGKHGDQLLDSFVFSHHGQTQVRDVMVGGHWVINDRKHRLQDASLAAYAVSMKSLLA; translated from the coding sequence ATGAAACCCGTCATCAGAGAATTGATCGCCGACCGCGCCTTGCTGCCGGACGGCTGGCGCAGCAACGTCCTGCTGGAGTGGGACGAGCAGGGCATCCTCACCGCGGTGCGCCCTGACGCCGAAACCCTGGCGCTGGCGCCGCGCGCCGCCGCCACGGTATTGCCCGGTATCGTCAACCTGCACTCGCATGCATTCCAGCGCGCCATGGCTGGACTCACCGAATATCGCTCCGATCCGAGCGACAGTTTCTGGAGCTGGCGCACCTTGATGTACCAGTTTGCCGGCAAGCTGTCGCCGGCCGACCTGAAGGCGGTGGCGCTGCAGCTGTATATCGAAATGCTGCAGGCCGGCTATACCTCGGTGTGCGAATTCCATTACCTGCATCACGACCGCGACGGCAAGCCATACGCCAATCCGACCGAAAACCTGGCGTGCCTGATTGAGGCCGCGCAGGAAGCCGGCATCGGCCTGACTTTGCTGCCGGTGATGTACCAGTACAGCGGCTTTGGCGCCCAGGCCCCGCACGCCGGACAGGCGCGTTTCATCAATTCGCCGGAATGGATGATGGCTGCCCTGCAGCGGCTGCAGGCCGACCATCCGCAGCATGCCGGCTTGCGCTACGGCGTTGCGCCGCATTCCCTGCGCGCGGTGTCGCCGCAATCGCTGCAACAACTGCTGACGGAGCTTAGACAATGGGATGCGCAGGCGCCGGTGCATATCCATATCGCTGAACAGCGCAAGGAAGTGGAGGATTGCAGCGCCACCCTGGGTGCGTCGCCGGTGGCCTGGCTGCTGGACAATATGGGAGTCGATCGTCACTGGTGCCTGGTGCACGCCACCCACATGACGGCGGCGGAAATCCTTGGATTGGCGCGCAGCGGCGCTGTCGCCGGCATTTGTCCGACTACCGAGGCCAATCTGGGCGACGGCATTTTCAACGGCGTCGAGTATGCGGCTGCGCATGGCGCCTGGGGTGTCGGTTCGGACAGCCATGTCAGCACCAGCCTGAGCGAAGAACTGCGTCTGTACGAATACAGCCAGCGCCTGCAGCACCGCCAGCGCAATATGCTGGCCGACGACCAGGGCGCCTCGGTCGGCTCCTATCTTTATCGCAAGGCCTTGCATGGCGGCGCTGCCGCCAGCGGCCGCCAGGTAGTGGGACTGCAGGTGGGGCAGCGCGCAGACCTGCTGGTGCTAGACCAGCAGCATGCGGATCTGGAAGGCAAGCACGGCGACCAGCTGCTGGACAGTTTCGTGTTTTCCCATCATGGACAAACGCAGGTGCGGGATGTCATGGTGGGCGGCCATTGGGTCATTAATGACCGCAAGCATCGCCTGCAAGATGCCAGCCTTGCTGCTTATGCGGTCAGTATGAAGAGCTTATTGGCTTAA
- a CDS encoding zinc ribbon domain-containing protein — MYLLDPKVTTGFLIEPYQCSTSMQYLDAKEYQMSFLKNLLGMGHHGGGNHGGGNTPHLQRNKHHGASQSHGGSRQNDWGNVPADQNNCGGCNSGNPSGARFCQQCGKPLPLKNCGGCGAAKTAGAKFCANCGTPQ, encoded by the coding sequence ATGTATCTGCTTGACCCTAAAGTAACTACAGGGTTTTTAATAGAGCCATATCAATGCAGCACCTCAATGCAGTACCTCGATGCGAAGGAGTATCAAATGAGTTTTCTCAAGAATTTGCTGGGCATGGGACATCACGGTGGCGGCAACCACGGCGGCGGCAACACCCCGCACCTGCAGCGCAACAAGCATCATGGCGCTTCGCAGTCGCATGGCGGCAGCCGGCAGAACGACTGGGGAAATGTCCCGGCAGATCAAAATAACTGCGGCGGCTGCAACTCAGGCAATCCGTCCGGCGCGCGTTTTTGCCAGCAATGCGGCAAGCCGCTGCCGCTGAAAAACTGCGGCGGCTGCGGTGCTGCGAAAACAGCCGGGGCGAAATTCTGCGCCAATTGTGGTACGCCGCAATAA
- the cls gene encoding cardiolipin synthase: MLIDLPLLRPFRFCTITLLCLLAAACSTLPDVSKLSASLPQSATLDNAPANASSRLNALAAMEEAVTGSPLIKGNKVSLLFDGPQTMTAMIAAIGQARSTINFETYIFDQDQLGQRFADILIEKQRAGVQVNIIYDSVGSIGTPSEFFERMRAAGIRLVEFNPVNPLKRFGRWQLNHRDHRKILVVDGKVGFTGGVNISAAYANSSLFRSRLRSSAGPVGWRDTHIQIEGPAVASLQLLFLQTWSNQHAEDLPDLDYFPKLEQAGDKTVHVLGSQPDGDYSLYKAYILAIQQARQSIHITTPYFAPDRQLADALIAAARRGVDVSLILPSVTDSGLVFRAGQSFYTQLLSAGIRIYQLQGSVLHAKTAVIDGNWSTVGSANMDIRSFLHNYEANVIVIDDQFGHEMERAFREDVRGSRQITLEQWQQRPFSDRVKEWAARSLGYWL; the protein is encoded by the coding sequence ATGCTGATTGATCTGCCCTTGCTGCGCCCTTTCCGCTTTTGTACGATCACGCTGCTGTGCCTCTTGGCAGCAGCCTGCTCGACGCTGCCCGACGTCAGCAAGCTTAGCGCTTCGCTGCCGCAGAGCGCTACGCTCGACAACGCGCCAGCGAATGCTTCATCGCGCCTGAACGCGCTGGCAGCCATGGAAGAAGCGGTCACCGGCAGTCCGCTCATCAAGGGCAACAAGGTCAGCCTGCTGTTCGACGGCCCGCAGACCATGACGGCAATGATCGCTGCCATCGGCCAGGCTAGAAGCACCATCAATTTTGAAACCTATATTTTCGACCAGGACCAGCTCGGCCAGCGCTTTGCCGACATCTTGATTGAAAAACAGCGCGCCGGCGTGCAGGTCAACATCATCTATGACAGCGTCGGCAGCATAGGCACCCCGAGCGAGTTCTTTGAACGCATGCGCGCCGCCGGCATCCGCCTGGTCGAATTCAATCCGGTCAATCCGCTGAAACGCTTCGGCCGCTGGCAGCTGAATCATCGCGACCACCGCAAGATCCTGGTGGTGGACGGCAAGGTCGGCTTCACCGGCGGCGTCAATATCAGCGCGGCGTACGCCAACAGCTCGCTGTTCCGGTCACGGCTGCGAAGCAGCGCCGGCCCGGTCGGCTGGCGCGATACCCATATACAGATAGAAGGCCCGGCGGTGGCGTCGCTGCAATTGCTGTTCCTGCAAACCTGGAGCAACCAGCATGCGGAAGATTTACCGGACCTTGATTACTTCCCCAAACTGGAGCAGGCTGGCGACAAGACCGTACATGTGCTGGGCAGCCAGCCGGACGGCGACTACAGCCTGTATAAAGCCTATATCCTGGCGATACAGCAGGCGCGCCAGAGCATCCACATCACCACGCCCTATTTTGCGCCCGACCGCCAGCTGGCGGATGCGCTGATCGCCGCCGCCAGACGCGGCGTCGATGTCAGCCTGATCCTGCCCAGCGTGACCGACAGCGGCCTGGTGTTCCGTGCCGGCCAGTCCTTCTATACCCAGCTGCTGAGCGCCGGCATCCGCATCTACCAGTTGCAGGGCTCGGTGCTGCACGCCAAGACCGCGGTCATCGATGGCAACTGGTCCACAGTCGGTTCCGCCAACATGGATATCCGCAGTTTCCTGCACAACTACGAAGCCAACGTGATTGTCATCGACGACCAGTTCGGACATGAAATGGAAAGGGCCTTCCGCGAGGACGTGCGCGGCTCGCGGCAAATCACGCTGGAACAATGGCAGCAGCGGCCGTTTTCCGACCGGGTCAAGGAATGGGCGGCGCGCTCGCTGGGCTACTGGCTGTAG
- a CDS encoding CHRD domain-containing protein — protein sequence MTKLLKTLRLSLFASITLALLLGACSSMSMDQSHTSEVTLDGGHEVPPTNSAASGSGTIKIAADKSVSGTVNTRGIQGKMAHIHEGALGKNGPVLVPLTKVGDDTWEVPAGAKFTDAQYASYMAGNLYINVHSATNPGGEIRGQLLP from the coding sequence ATGACCAAGCTGCTAAAAACCCTAAGGCTGTCGTTGTTCGCTTCTATCACTCTGGCTTTGTTGCTGGGAGCGTGTTCGAGCATGTCGATGGATCAAAGCCACACCAGCGAAGTGACCCTGGATGGCGGGCACGAAGTACCGCCAACCAATTCGGCGGCGAGCGGCAGCGGCACCATCAAGATCGCAGCGGATAAATCTGTCAGCGGCACCGTCAACACCCGCGGCATACAAGGAAAGATGGCGCATATCCACGAGGGTGCGCTGGGCAAGAACGGCCCCGTGCTGGTGCCCTTGACCAAGGTCGGCGACGACACCTGGGAAGTCCCGGCCGGCGCCAAGTTCACCGACGCCCAGTACGCCAGCTACATGGCTGGCAACCTGTACATCAACGTCCACAGCGCCACCAATCCCGGCGGCGAGATCCGCGGCCAGCTGCTGCCTTGA
- the hutG gene encoding N-formylglutamate deformylase, producing the protein MEKFLFHRGSLPLLVSMPHAGEHIPDEIRAGMSAPAQDLADTDWHLPQLYSFLQELGASVLVATHSRYVIDLNRPRDNVNLYPGQDTTGLCPVDTFHKEPLYQPGKNPDDAEIQRRIALYWQPYHQQLEQELQRMRAEHGIAMLWDAHSIASVVPRFFEGRLPDLNLGTASGTSCAPELERQLLQVAIQADGYSHALNGRFKGGHITRHYGKPQDNIHAVQLEQAQITYMEEQLPFAFDPQRAAQVQPVLRRFMDVMLAWAAAHRA; encoded by the coding sequence ATGGAAAAATTCCTGTTTCATCGCGGCAGCCTGCCGCTGCTGGTATCGATGCCGCATGCGGGGGAGCATATTCCGGACGAGATCCGGGCCGGCATGAGTGCGCCGGCGCAGGATCTCGCCGACACCGACTGGCACCTGCCGCAGCTGTACAGCTTCCTGCAGGAACTCGGCGCCTCGGTGCTGGTGGCTACCCATTCGCGCTATGTGATCGATCTCAACCGTCCGCGCGATAACGTCAATCTCTATCCTGGCCAGGATACGACCGGCCTGTGCCCGGTGGATACCTTTCACAAGGAGCCCTTGTACCAGCCGGGCAAGAATCCTGACGATGCAGAAATACAGCGCCGCATTGCGCTTTACTGGCAGCCTTATCATCAGCAGCTGGAGCAGGAATTGCAGCGCATGCGCGCCGAACATGGCATCGCCATGCTGTGGGATGCACATTCCATCGCTTCGGTGGTGCCGCGCTTCTTTGAAGGACGGCTGCCGGACCTGAACCTGGGCACCGCCTCGGGCACTTCCTGTGCGCCGGAACTGGAACGGCAGCTGCTGCAGGTTGCCATCCAGGCCGATGGCTATAGCCATGCCTTGAACGGCCGCTTCAAGGGCGGCCATATCACGCGCCATTACGGCAAGCCGCAGGACAACATCCATGCGGTCCAGCTGGAGCAGGCGCAAATCACTTATATGGAAGAACAGCTGCCGTTTGCCTTCGACCCGCAGCGGGCGGCCCAGGTGCAGCCGGTGTTGCGCCGTTTCATGGACGTGATGCTGGCATGGGCCGCGGCGCATCGCGCCTGA
- the hutI gene encoding imidazolonepropionase — protein MAHSQYEQADGIWINARIAPAGDPAQVILDGAMVVRGGLIAWLGKAAELPAAYSNGNLARHDAGNRWITPGLIDCHTHLVYGGNRADEFALRLAGASYEEIARSGGGIVSTVRATRAADEDSLFLQSARRLEALLAEGVTTVEIKSGYGLDLASERKMLRVARRLGEHYPVTVYTTFLGAHALPPEYQGRADDYITLVCEQMLPALHGEGLVDAVDVFCENIGFSVAQSERVFAAAARLGLPVKMHADQLSNIGATQLATRFKALSADHLEHLNEADVLAMKESGTVAVLLPGAYYFIRETKQPPLELLRRHGIPMAISTDSNPGTSPTTSLLLMLNMACTLFRMTTAEALLGVTSHAALALGQAGRHGLLAAGRTADFVLWDVASLAELAYWSGLNPCHTIVRGGRFSPAAPRRADQGAYP, from the coding sequence ATGGCGCATAGTCAATACGAGCAAGCCGATGGCATCTGGATTAACGCCAGGATTGCGCCGGCTGGCGATCCGGCGCAAGTCATCCTGGACGGCGCCATGGTGGTGCGCGGCGGTTTGATTGCCTGGCTCGGCAAGGCGGCCGAATTGCCGGCCGCATACAGCAACGGAAATCTGGCGCGGCACGACGCCGGCAATCGCTGGATTACGCCCGGTTTGATCGATTGCCATACCCATCTGGTGTATGGCGGCAACCGCGCAGATGAATTCGCCTTGCGGCTGGCAGGCGCCAGCTATGAGGAAATCGCGCGCAGCGGCGGCGGCATCGTCTCGACCGTGCGGGCGACGCGGGCGGCAGACGAGGACAGCCTGTTCCTGCAATCGGCGCGACGCCTGGAAGCCTTGCTGGCGGAAGGCGTCACCACGGTTGAAATCAAATCCGGCTATGGTCTGGACCTGGCGAGCGAGCGCAAGATGCTGCGCGTGGCGCGCCGCCTCGGCGAGCATTATCCGGTCACGGTCTACACCACCTTCCTCGGCGCTCACGCCTTGCCGCCGGAATACCAGGGCCGCGCCGACGACTACATCACGCTGGTGTGTGAACAGATGCTGCCGGCCCTGCATGGGGAAGGCCTGGTCGATGCGGTCGACGTGTTTTGCGAGAATATCGGCTTTTCGGTGGCGCAGAGCGAACGCGTGTTCGCAGCCGCCGCCAGGCTCGGGCTGCCGGTAAAAATGCATGCCGACCAGCTCTCGAATATCGGCGCCACCCAGCTGGCAACGCGCTTCAAGGCCTTGTCGGCGGACCATCTGGAACATCTGAACGAAGCCGATGTGCTGGCGATGAAGGAAAGCGGCACTGTGGCCGTGCTGCTGCCCGGCGCCTATTACTTCATCCGCGAAACCAAGCAACCGCCGCTGGAACTGCTGCGCCGCCACGGCATACCGATGGCGATTTCCACCGACAGCAACCCCGGCACTTCACCGACCACATCCTTGCTGCTGATGCTGAACATGGCATGCACGCTGTTCCGCATGACCACGGCGGAAGCCTTGCTGGGCGTCACCAGCCATGCCGCGCTGGCGCTGGGCCAGGCCGGCAGGCACGGCTTGCTGGCGGCAGGGCGCACCGCCGACTTTGTACTGTGGGACGTGGCGTCGCTAGCCGAACTGGCCTACTGGTCGGGACTGAATCCGTGTCACACCATAGTTCGCGGCGGCCGCTTCAGTCCGGCTGCGCCGCGGAGAGCAGATCAAGGAGCTTATCCATGA